In a genomic window of Oncorhynchus keta strain PuntledgeMale-10-30-2019 chromosome 28, Oket_V2, whole genome shotgun sequence:
- the LOC118361020 gene encoding DNA-binding protein inhibitor ID-1-like: protein MKVVGSTCALKNTEDVVRCLSEQSMTISKCKIPLLDEQMSVFLQDMNSCYSKLKELVPTLPANKKASKMEILQHVIDYIWDLQVELDTPGKQQISGATRTPLTTLNAELASISVENGCADDRILCR, encoded by the exons ATGAAAGTTGTCGGATCTACCTGCGCCCTGAAAAACACCGAGGATGTGGTCCGTTGTCTCTCGGAGCAGAGTATGACCATCTCCAAGTGCAAGATCCCACTGTTGGACGAGCAGATGAGTGTATTTCTGCAGGACATGAACAGCTGCTACAGCAAACTAAAGGAGCTGGTGCCCACTCTGCCAGCCAACAAGAAAGCCAGTAAGATGGAGATTCTGCAGCATGTCATCGATTATATCTGGGACCTGCAGGTCGAGCTGGACACACCGGGCAAGCAGCAGATCTCAGGTGCAACCCGCACTCCTCTGACAACCCTCAATGCAGAACtcgccagcatctctgtggag AACGGATGCGCTGATGACAGAATTCTCTGCCGTTGA
- the mrgbp gene encoding MRG/MORF4L-binding protein isoform X2 produces the protein MLLKENNSMGEAEVVPADEKQADSGISHIEESVVWSQEVEVCLFHAMLGHKPVGVNRHFHMICIRDKFSQNIGRQVSSKVIWDHLGTMYDMSALHESEILPFPNSEKSFNLPDEIIQQVKEGKLVSEDDVKDDFKEERDPPAMHEEGLSPSMAAGQDFERYGQKDSFDLFQNSSLTPVQTSS, from the exons ATGTTATTGAAAGAGAACAACAGCATGGGGGAAGCCGAGGTTGTTCCAGCCGACGAAAAACAGGCAGACTCGGGGATCAGTCACATCGAAGAATCGGTGGTATGGAGTCAAGAAGTCGAGGTGTGCCTGTTCCATGCAATGCTAGGTCACAAACCCGTAG GGGTAAATCGTCACTTTCACATGATCTGCATCCGGGATAAATTCAGCCAGAATATTGGGAGGCAAGTGTCATCAAAGGTGATCTGGGACCACCTGGGAACTATGTATGACATGTCAGCCTTG CATGAGTCTGAAATATTGCCGTTTCCCAACTCAGAGAAGAGCTTCAATCTTCCAGACGAGATTATTCAACAAGTAAAAGAAG GTAAACTGGTATCCGAGGACGACGTGAAAGACGATTTCAAAGAAGAACGAGACCCCCCAGCCATGCATGAAGAAG GTCTGAGTCCCAGTATGGCTGCTGGCCAGGATTTTGAGAGGTATGGACAGAAGGACTCTTTCGATCTGTTCCAAAACTCCAGCTTGACCCCAGTACAGACCAGCTCATAA